From Paenibacillus sp. PL2-23:
TCGAGAAGGGCGCGACGCTGTCCGCCGGCCAGCGGCAGCTGATCTCGTTCGCGAGAGCGTTGGCTTATGATCCCGCGATTCTTATTCTGGACGAGGCAACGGCGAGCATCGACACCGAGACGGAGGCGATCATTCAGGCGGCGCTGGACGTGCTGAAGAAGGGGCGCACGACGTTCGTCATCGCGCACCGGCTGTCGACGATCCGCCAGGCGGATCAAATTCTGGTGCTGGACCGCGGCGTGATCGTGGAGCGGGGCAGCCATGACGAGCTTATGGAGCATGGCGGCAAATATTATGCGATGTACCAGCTTCAGCAGGGCGCGGCGCAGCCGGCTTAACGGATATGTCATGCAGAAGGAGCAGGCCCGGGGCCTGCTCCTTCTGTATGCTCAAAGTAATTAACATGCGACAAGGGAGTGTTGGCACGTCTATTTCGTCCAACCCGCCCACCCCAGCACAAATAGACGTATGAGGCACGTCTATTTCGTTCAAACCGTCCACCCCAGCACAAATTGACGTATGAGGCACGTCTATTTCGTCCAACCTGCCCACCCCAGCGCAAATAGACGTATGAGGCACGTCTATTTCGTCCAAACCGTCTACCCCAGCACAAATAGACGTATGAGGCACGACTATTTCGTCCAAACCGTCCACCCCAGCGCAAATAGACGTATGTAGCACGTCTATTTTGTCCAACCCGCCCGCCTCAGCATGAATAGACGTTTCCGTTACAATGTTGAATAGCCGATTAGGTTCGGCTGAAGGCTAACCGCCGTTAGAAGCCCCGCAAAGACGATGTTGATGACAAGCGCGAAGGTTTTGGCCGTTGACATCGTCAGGCGGTGTTCTTAACCACAATAGAATTTATAAGTTTTCGAGCATTCGAAAACGGAAATTCGATTTGGCGATAAATCCTACATCTAAACGCGGTCGCTCATCTTTGTAAGGCCTCGATAGAGGATTTGTCATAATGGATTGTAATAGATTGAAAAAAATGGTGCTTTATCGTTATTTTATGGGATGATATGATAGGCACGAGCATCCGCAACCTGACTCGAAAAGAATAAGGGATGGTGACTATGAATATCTTGAAAATATTAAGAGTAGCGGGATTTACCGGTGGAATGATATTCGGGCTTAAGCCGGTTATCAACGGAGTATTGGAGTACGAGGATATCATTTTTCCATTAGGTATGTTACTTTCATTATTAGCTCACATTCTTTATAAGAAACAACCATTGCTTCATAAAAGCAAACAAAAGCTTGAGAAGCCCTGAATGTCAGGACTTCTTTTCAAGTCTCGCGCCTAACCGGGCTGGGTACATTGGGCCTGTGAAGGTCCGCTTGAGGTAAGAGCCAATCGCTGACAGGCAACTGGTGGAGAACGCGGATTTCCCGGACTTCAATAATCGCGCGCAAGCAGCAAGCCCCGATCCCCTTCGTTGCTGAGGGAGACTCGGGGCTTGCTGCTTGCTGCGTATGAATGCGCTCTGCGTGCTTAGCAGGCAACGCGATTAGGTCTTGAAACGGCCCACTGCTTCGTTCAGGCTGGCAGCAAGCGAGCGAAGCTGCTCGGAGCCGCTGGCCACCTCCTGCATGGATGCAAGCTGCTCCTCCGACGCGGCGGCGACGCGCTGGGCGTTGCCTGCGGAGGTGCTGGAGATATGCTCCAGCTGATCCAGCGACGCTGCAACCTGCTCGCTGCCTGCAGACATCTGCTGCGCGGCAGCGGATACCTCCTGCACTTGATCGGATACCTGCTTAATCGCATTTACGATGGCGCGGAACGTATCGCCTGCTTGGCTTGATACGGCGGAGCCTTGGCGCGCGGCAGTTACGGACTGCTCCATGGCGCTGGCGGCTTCCTTGGTATGCGTGCCGATTGTGCCAAGAATGGCGGCAATCTGCTCCGACGATTCCTTGGAGCGTTCGGCCAGCTTGCGGATCTCGACGGCAACTACCGCGAAGCCCTTGCCATGCTCGCCTGCGCGAGCCGCTTCAATGGAGGCGTTCAGCGCAAGCAGATTGGTCTGGTTCGCAACCTCGCTGATCATGCCCAGAATTTGTCCGATTTGATCGCTTTGGCTTTCCAGCTCGCGCATAGTGAGTACCGTCTGTGAAATCTGCTCTTCGATTTCCGCCATTTGGCGTTGTGTCTGCTCGATAACGACGCCGCCCTCTGTGGCAAGCTCGTTCGTGCCGGCCGCCAATTCGGATACGGAGGAGGAGGATTCCGCAATTCGGCCAATGCCGACCGTCATCTCGCCCATGGCTCGCTGGCACTCCTGGAAGCTTTGCAGCTGCGTCTCGGAGCCGGATGCGACCTCTTGAATCGCCTCCGTCACTTCCTCCGTCGCTCTGGAGGTCTGCTCGGCGCTTTGCTGCATGCTGGCCGCGGATTCCGCAACCTCAGACGTGCTTCTGCGGATGTTGCTGGTCAGCTGTCGCAGGCTGGCGATCATCTCGTTGAAGGAATGGGACAGCTGCCCGATTTCGTTGCTGCCATGCACGGGCACGGCTACGGTTAGATCGCCATCTGCCGCCAGCTTGGCTACGTCCGCAAGACGGCGCAGCGGCTTGAGCACCAGCGTCACGAGAATGACGACCACAACGACCGCTGCAGCGATCAGCGCGACGGCTAGAAGAATACTGCTCTTCACCATCGCTTCAACCTCGGTCTTTAGGGAATCCACTTCAAAGTCCAGACCGAACACGCCTACGATGTTCCCTTGCGGATCTTCAATGGTTGTGAAGTAGGTAATCCAGCTTCCAATTTCGTCGGTATATATGGGGGACCAGCCTGATCCGCTCTTCAGCGCTGTCTTGAACGTCTCGGCGATCGTCTCTCCCATAGCGTATGTGGCTCCGGGACCGAACTCCACCTCTTCAAGCTCCTCATTACCCTGCAGCATCGTAATAACCTCTCCGCCGTCCGTATGTTCAATTTGCGGCAGATAGATGTAGGCATTTGCGATTCTCTCATTGCGCGCCATGGCATCAAACTTGTTGCGAAGAATAGCGAACGGCTCCGACAGGCTTGTTTGCTGATTCAGGAGCTCTTGGGTTGCGCGTTCGGTAAGCCCGAATTCGAAGTCTACCTGGTAGCCGAGCGTCTGACCGAGCGTAACAATCTCCCGTTCCAAGCTCTTGTATTGGGTTTGGTAGGACATCCACTGCGTAACGCTGATGAGTGCGGAGAGCAGCAGAGCAAGGACGATAGAGCTGGTCACGACCAGGCTGCGGTTTTTCCATTTGAACATAAACAACGAGCACCTCTCTAATTAAATGTAGGGATAAGCTGTATTGTTGATTCTAGATGACAATTATCGACAAGCATATCACGCAATCATTAGAGAAATGAGAGAAGGATGTTAGAAAAGTATCAGGGCTATGCTTGTAAGCATAGCCCTGACTCTATTTGCTCTCTGGATGAAGAAGCTCCTGGAATGCCGTCGCTGGCAGCGGACGACTGAACAAGTAGCCCTGCAGCTCGTCGCAGTTCAGGTTGCGGCAGAACTGGGCTTCCTCCACCGTCTCGACCCCCTCCGCGACAACTCTCATATTCATGCTGTGGGCCAGCTCGATAATGGCACGAACGATGGAAGAGCGCTTGTCGTCGATGGTAATGCCGCGAATGAAGGACCGATCAAGCTTCACATCGGAGATCGGCAAGCGCTGCAGCTGATTCAGCGACGAGTAGCCGGTGCCAAAGTCGTCGATGGAGATCTGAATGCCGAGCCCGCGAATATATTGGATCGTCTCGATCACCTTCTCGATGTTGCGCATGAACACGCCTTCGGTAATCTCCAGGCTGACGAATTCCGGCGCAAGTCCCGTAGCCTCTAGCCCTTCGGTAATCATAGCCTTCAGATCCCCTTGATAGAAGTGGCGCGCCGAGATGTTCACGGAGACGCTGAGGGGCTTCAGGCCTGCGTTCTGCCACTCCTTGTTCTGGCGGCAGGCCTCATGGAATACCCAGCGGTCAATCTCCATAATCATGCCGGATTGCTCCGCCAGCGGGATGAACTTGTCGGGCGGGATGAAGCCCAGCTCGGGGTGATTCCAGCGGATGAGCGCTTCGATGCCGCACAGCTCGCCCGTGGCGGAGCTGATCTTGGGCTGATATTGCAAATAAAATTGATTCTCCTGCAGCGCCTTGTACAGGCCGTTCTCCAGCTGCATCTTCTCCGCAATCAGCGGCAGCAGATTCGGTTTGTAATAGCGATAGTACCCGTCGCCTTCCTCCTTGGCGTTGTACATGGCGATGTCGGCGTTGCGGATGATAGCGTTCATATCCTCGCCGTCCTCCGGGTACATGCTGATGCCGATGCTTACCGTCATATAGAGCGGCATGCTATCGATGACGAACGGAGTGGCGAAGCTGTCGCGGATCTCTTCCGCGCAAGCGGTCAGCTCGTTGTTGTCCGAGTAGCGCAGCAGGAATACAAATTCATCGCCGCCGAGACGGAACACGCTTCGGCTTTTGCTGTTCAGCAGCTTAAAGCGCTTGGCGGACATTTGCAGCAGCTGGTCTCCCAGCGCGTGCCCCAATGTATCATTGACCTGCTTGAATCGGTTGATGTCCGTGAACAGGACAGCAATCTTGATGCTCTTGTCTGCTGCATCGCTAAGCGCAATCCACTCCTGAAAGTGGCGGTTGAATTGCAGTCGGTTCGGCAGGCCGGTCAGCGTATCGTAATAAGCAAGCTGATGCAGCTGCTCCTCCGATTGCTGAAGAAGCTGAGACTGCGCCTGTAGCCGTTCATTGTTCCGCTGGGATTCGTGGAACAGGTGGACGAGACTTGCCGCCATATGCTTGAAATTGGCGATAAGCGAATGAAACTCGGCAATGCTGCTCTCCGGCAGGGCAAACCCGTTGTTCTGCTTCAGCTTCAGAGGCAGGTTTCGGGTGGAGGCTGCCAGCCGCTGCAATCCTCTCGTGAAGGCGCGGTTAACGATCGCCGATACCAGAATCGCCACAATAGCAAAGCAGGCAAAATAAATAAAATGCGTATCATATTTGCCGAACAAATACGGGTAGAAGGCATGGACCGGGAAGGCGATTACGAAGGACCCCGAGCCGTCCGTCATCTTCTCCACATACATGAAGTGCTCCCTGTGCCATGTGTACAGCTCGTGGCGAGAAACCTCATGCACGGTGTGAGACAGGTACAGTGAGCTGTCTGTTCTCTTGTAGACGCGCTCCTCCATAGGATTTGACAGCTGGCCGATGGCGCCGTGCTGATTGGAGGCAACGATCACATGATTATTATCGACAAAGTGGAAGCTGTATGTATCCGTTGTATACCGGTCGATAACAAATTGCAGCTTGCGAAGCTGGACCTCCGTTTTCGGAGCAGTGGGCGATTCGCCTGTCGCTCCCCATTCCTTTTTGACCGTTGTGGTCGTCATATGGATCATGTCCTGTATGTATAAGGAAACTTCCCGGAATGAGCCGATACTGTTGACCAGCATATTGATCAGGAACGACAGCATGACAATGCCCAAGGCGAAATGGCGCAGGAGCAGGCTGATGCTGCCGGGCTCGCGTCTGATGCTGGACAGGCCGCACCAGCGGCTGAGCGGCACGTATTGGTAGAGCACCTCGGCGAACAGGGCGTTGAATATCGCGTTCAGCGTCAGGATACACACAATCAGCTTGCCTTCAATTCCGACGTCGGTGTAGTTCTGGCTGTATATGTAGTAAGTGAACGGAATGCCAAGGAAGACCCAGAAGATCACTGTCGAAGACAGCACCTTGCCGGTGTATCTCCGCAGCAGCAGTCCGACGACAAGCGCTTCCGTGATTCCGGTGACGATGAGGGGCGGATGGTCCATGAGAATGTAGCCTGCCAAGCCAACCGCTCCAGCCGTCATCAAGCCGCCCCACAGGCCGTATAGACGAAGGGAGAGAAGCACGAACAAGCTGGAAAGTGAGAAGCTCATGCCATATAGGAAAGGAATAGGCATCCATTTGCAAGCCACCGCCAGAAACGTACATGCGGCAAATGTAAGGGTGATTAGCCAAAGATTGCGGTTGGTCAATGTTGTTGGGCTCACATGCGTCCTCCTGATACGGGTGTGAAACAAAATTAGAAAAATTAAAATTTCGTGCAGTTTCCCTAATATTCGACAAAAACAACCATATTCCTTCTTCTAACCCCGCGTATTTACTGTGAAAAAATCATCGGTTGCGAAAGGCTGTACGGGTCTGATATAGTTCTATTATCGAATAGTTCGATAATAGAATTACTGGAGGAATGTATATGGAAGCCAGTCGGCTGATGGAATGGGTGCGCAGATACGAGATCGCCGACTTCATCGTAGAACGCAGGCTGCATGCGAAGGTGAAGGACATTATGCCAGAGGAGCTGACGGTGGAGCAGTTCAAGACGCTCCGGTATTTGCGCCATAACGAGCGATGCACGGCGTCGGAGCTGGCGGATTTTTTTTGCGTGGGCAAAAGCACGATAACGGCTGTCATTAATCGACTGTTCGACAAAGGCTTAATTAACCGCGTCCCGGAAGAGAAGGATCGCAGAGTGGTCCAATTGGTGCTGACGGCGGAGGGAATGAGCATCTGCGTTGCCATGGAGGAGCGGGTGCAGTCGGTACTGGCGGGCATTATGGATCAATTCGAGGAGAAGGAAGCCGTCCAGTTCATCGAGACGTTAGAGAAGCTGGCACAGGCTGCCATGAAGCTGTAGCTCAGGCATGCGTCAGGCAAAAGAGGATAAGAGAGAGGGAGAGAGACGATGAAGGTCATTCTGAAGCTGAAGTGGCTTGTGCTGCTTCTATGGATTGCCGGTGCAGCTGGCTTGATGCTGGGCGCCCCGGAT
This genomic window contains:
- a CDS encoding EAL domain-containing protein, encoding MSPTTLTNRNLWLITLTFAACTFLAVACKWMPIPFLYGMSFSLSSLFVLLSLRLYGLWGGLMTAGAVGLAGYILMDHPPLIVTGITEALVVGLLLRRYTGKVLSSTVIFWVFLGIPFTYYIYSQNYTDVGIEGKLIVCILTLNAIFNALFAEVLYQYVPLSRWCGLSSIRREPGSISLLLRHFALGIVMLSFLINMLVNSIGSFREVSLYIQDMIHMTTTTVKKEWGATGESPTAPKTEVQLRKLQFVIDRYTTDTYSFHFVDNNHVIVASNQHGAIGQLSNPMEERVYKRTDSSLYLSHTVHEVSRHELYTWHREHFMYVEKMTDGSGSFVIAFPVHAFYPYLFGKYDTHFIYFACFAIVAILVSAIVNRAFTRGLQRLAASTRNLPLKLKQNNGFALPESSIAEFHSLIANFKHMAASLVHLFHESQRNNERLQAQSQLLQQSEEQLHQLAYYDTLTGLPNRLQFNRHFQEWIALSDAADKSIKIAVLFTDINRFKQVNDTLGHALGDQLLQMSAKRFKLLNSKSRSVFRLGGDEFVFLLRYSDNNELTACAEEIRDSFATPFVIDSMPLYMTVSIGISMYPEDGEDMNAIIRNADIAMYNAKEEGDGYYRYYKPNLLPLIAEKMQLENGLYKALQENQFYLQYQPKISSATGELCGIEALIRWNHPELGFIPPDKFIPLAEQSGMIMEIDRWVFHEACRQNKEWQNAGLKPLSVSVNISARHFYQGDLKAMITEGLEATGLAPEFVSLEITEGVFMRNIEKVIETIQYIRGLGIQISIDDFGTGYSSLNQLQRLPISDVKLDRSFIRGITIDDKRSSIVRAIIELAHSMNMRVVAEGVETVEEAQFCRNLNCDELQGYLFSRPLPATAFQELLHPESK
- a CDS encoding methyl-accepting chemotaxis protein is translated as MFKWKNRSLVVTSSIVLALLLSALISVTQWMSYQTQYKSLEREIVTLGQTLGYQVDFEFGLTERATQELLNQQTSLSEPFAILRNKFDAMARNERIANAYIYLPQIEHTDGGEVITMLQGNEELEEVEFGPGATYAMGETIAETFKTALKSGSGWSPIYTDEIGSWITYFTTIEDPQGNIVGVFGLDFEVDSLKTEVEAMVKSSILLAVALIAAAVVVVVILVTLVLKPLRRLADVAKLAADGDLTVAVPVHGSNEIGQLSHSFNEMIASLRQLTSNIRRSTSEVAESAASMQQSAEQTSRATEEVTEAIQEVASGSETQLQSFQECQRAMGEMTVGIGRIAESSSSVSELAAGTNELATEGGVVIEQTQRQMAEIEEQISQTVLTMRELESQSDQIGQILGMISEVANQTNLLALNASIEAARAGEHGKGFAVVAVEIRKLAERSKESSEQIAAILGTIGTHTKEAASAMEQSVTAARQGSAVSSQAGDTFRAIVNAIKQVSDQVQEVSAAAQQMSAGSEQVAASLDQLEHISSTSAGNAQRVAAASEEQLASMQEVASGSEQLRSLAASLNEAVGRFKT
- a CDS encoding MarR family transcriptional regulator: MEASRLMEWVRRYEIADFIVERRLHAKVKDIMPEELTVEQFKTLRYLRHNERCTASELADFFCVGKSTITAVINRLFDKGLINRVPEEKDRRVVQLVLTAEGMSICVAMEERVQSVLAGIMDQFEEKEAVQFIETLEKLAQAAMKL